The Pseudomonas orientalis genome contains a region encoding:
- the dnaQ gene encoding DNA polymerase III subunit epsilon, which yields MRSVVLDTETTGMPVTDGHRIIEIGCVELMGRRLTGRHFHVYLQPDRDSDEGAIGVHGITDEFLKGKPRFAEVADEFFEFINGAQLIIHNAAFDVGFINNEFALMGQMDRADISRHCSILDTLMMARERHPGQRNSLDALCKRYGVDNSGRELHGALLDSEILADVYLTMTGGQTSLSLAGNATDGSGSAEGSGNRPSEIRRLPADRRPTPVIRASEQDLAEHVARLEAIAKAAGAPALWTQLTQQ from the coding sequence ATCCGATCCGTTGTACTCGATACCGAAACCACCGGCATGCCGGTGACCGATGGTCACCGGATCATCGAAATCGGTTGTGTCGAACTGATGGGGCGCCGCCTGACCGGTCGTCACTTCCACGTCTACCTGCAACCGGACCGCGACAGTGACGAAGGCGCGATCGGCGTCCACGGCATCACCGACGAATTCCTCAAGGGCAAGCCGCGCTTTGCCGAAGTGGCCGATGAGTTTTTCGAGTTCATCAACGGCGCCCAACTGATCATCCATAACGCGGCGTTCGACGTCGGCTTCATCAATAATGAATTTGCCCTGATGGGGCAGATGGACCGAGCGGATATTTCCCGGCACTGCTCGATCCTCGACACCTTGATGATGGCCCGCGAGCGTCACCCCGGCCAACGCAACAGCCTTGATGCCTTGTGCAAGCGTTATGGCGTCGACAACTCCGGGCGTGAACTGCACGGCGCCTTGCTCGACTCCGAGATCCTGGCTGACGTTTACCTGACCATGACTGGTGGGCAGACCAGCCTGTCGCTGGCCGGTAATGCAACCGATGGCAGCGGTTCGGCGGAAGGCTCGGGCAATCGCCCCTCGGAGATCCGTCGCCTGCCGGCAGACCGCAGGCCCACGCCTGTCATCCGTGCCAGCGAGCAGGATCTGGCCGAGCATGTCGCGCGGTTGGAAGCGATTGCCAAGGCGGCCGGCGCACCGGCGTTGTGGACCCAACTGACGCAACAATAA
- the rnhA gene encoding ribonuclease HI, with protein sequence MTDSVELFTDGACKGNPGPGGWGALLVCKGVEKELWGGEANTTNNRMELMGAIRGLEELKRRCNVLLVTDSQYVMKGINEWMVNWKKRGWKTASKEPVKNADLWQLLDEQCNRHDITWKWVRGHIGHPGNERADQLANRGVDEVRGYKQS encoded by the coding sequence ATGACCGATAGTGTAGAACTCTTCACCGATGGCGCCTGCAAGGGCAACCCCGGCCCCGGCGGCTGGGGCGCATTGCTGGTGTGCAAGGGCGTGGAGAAGGAGTTGTGGGGCGGCGAAGCCAATACCACCAACAACCGCATGGAGCTGATGGGCGCCATTCGTGGCCTCGAAGAGCTCAAGCGGCGCTGCAACGTCCTGCTGGTGACCGACTCGCAATATGTGATGAAGGGCATCAACGAGTGGATGGTCAACTGGAAGAAGCGCGGTTGGAAAACGGCGTCCAAGGAGCCGGTCAAGAATGCCGACCTGTGGCAATTGCTCGATGAGCAATGCAACCGCCATGACATCACCTGGAAATGGGTGCGCGGGCATATCGGCCATCCAGGCAACGAGCGTGCCGACCAACTGGCCAACCGTGGCGTGGATGAAGTGCGCGGCTACAAGCAGAGCTGA
- a CDS encoding class I SAM-dependent methyltransferase has translation MTDKAFAQADPEWLALIGAAREWLSGPLGQLLLDEERRMLEDELGRFFGGYLVHYGPSAESPPCAPQVQRNVRLGAPLPGVEIVCEEQAWPLSEHAADVVVLQHGLDFCLSPHGLLREAASSVRPGGHLLIIGINPWSSWGLRHLFAHDGLRQARCIAPSRVGDWLNLLGFALEKRRFGCYRPPLASAKWQGRLAGWERRAGAWQLSGGGFYLLVARKIVVGLRPVQQVRREPLGKLVPMPLAKVNREQRQP, from the coding sequence ATGACTGATAAAGCGTTCGCCCAGGCCGATCCCGAGTGGCTGGCTCTGATCGGTGCCGCCCGCGAATGGCTGTCCGGGCCGCTGGGGCAATTGCTGCTGGATGAAGAGCGGCGCATGCTCGAAGACGAGCTGGGCCGGTTCTTTGGCGGCTACCTGGTGCATTACGGCCCCTCGGCCGAGTCGCCGCCGTGCGCACCGCAGGTGCAACGCAATGTACGCCTGGGGGCGCCGTTGCCGGGCGTGGAAATCGTCTGCGAGGAGCAGGCCTGGCCGTTGAGCGAACACGCCGCCGATGTGGTGGTGCTGCAGCACGGCCTGGATTTCTGCCTGTCTCCCCACGGTTTATTGCGCGAAGCCGCGAGCAGCGTGCGCCCGGGTGGCCATTTGCTGATTATTGGCATCAACCCCTGGAGCAGTTGGGGCCTGCGCCACCTGTTCGCCCATGACGGTTTGCGCCAGGCGCGTTGCATTGCGCCTTCGCGGGTCGGCGACTGGTTGAACCTGCTGGGCTTCGCGCTGGAGAAACGCCGCTTCGGGTGCTATCGTCCGCCGCTTGCGTCCGCCAAGTGGCAGGGCCGCCTCGCTGGCTGGGAACGCCGCGCAGGCGCCTGGCAACTGTCGGGTGGCGGCTTCTATTTATTGGTGGCACGCAAGATCGTGGTCGGGCTGCGCCCGGTGCAGCAAGTGCGCCGCGAACCGCTCGGCAAGCTGGTGCCAATGCCGCTGGCCAAGGTCAACCGCGAACAACGTCAACCGTAA
- the gloB gene encoding hydroxyacylglutathione hydrolase → MIQISALPAFTDNYIWLLQDEQTRRCAVVDPGDAAPVIAWLEQNPSWVLGDILVTHHHHDHVGGVEQLKKLTGAKVYGPANENIPARDVDLQDNDRITVLGLDFAVYAVPGHTLGHIAYYHQGVLLCGDTLFAAGCGRLFEGTPEQMHTSLERLAALPADTLMYCTHEYTQSNLKFAQAVEPHNTDIAERVAQVAQLRARGEMTLPSNLALEKRTNPFLRTSETSVKQKADERNGRDNRSGAEVFASLRAWKDKF, encoded by the coding sequence ATGATACAGATCAGTGCCCTGCCCGCCTTCACCGATAACTACATCTGGTTGTTACAGGATGAGCAAACCCGACGTTGCGCCGTGGTCGATCCCGGTGACGCCGCGCCGGTCATCGCCTGGCTTGAGCAGAACCCTTCCTGGGTACTCGGCGACATCCTGGTGACTCACCATCACCATGATCATGTCGGCGGTGTCGAGCAACTCAAAAAACTCACCGGCGCCAAGGTCTACGGCCCCGCGAACGAAAACATCCCGGCCAGGGACGTCGACTTGCAGGACAACGACCGCATTACCGTGCTCGGCCTGGACTTCGCCGTGTACGCAGTGCCCGGCCACACCCTCGGCCACATCGCTTATTACCATCAAGGCGTGTTGTTGTGCGGCGACACGCTGTTTGCCGCCGGTTGCGGTCGCCTGTTCGAAGGCACGCCGGAGCAGATGCATACCTCGCTTGAGCGCCTGGCCGCCCTGCCCGCTGACACCCTGATGTACTGCACCCACGAATACACACAAAGTAACCTCAAGTTTGCCCAAGCCGTGGAACCGCATAACACCGACATCGCTGAGCGGGTTGCGCAAGTCGCTCAGTTGCGGGCGCGTGGCGAGATGACGCTGCCGTCCAACCTGGCGCTTGAAAAACGCACTAACCCTTTCCTGCGCACCTCTGAAACATCCGTTAAACAAAAAGCGGACGAACGGAATGGACGCGACAACCGCTCTGGGGCCGAGGTGTTTGCTAGCTTGAGGGCCTGGAAAGATAAGTTCTAA
- a CDS encoding transglycosylase SLT domain-containing protein, whose protein sequence is MSSSIRKSISSDALTRLAQAVAVAVSATLAGCQSTHYAAQSTVQPKPNLAAKIKQKPIWLSEKPSPEVPQDVWERMRRGFQLQDGVGVNPRIEQQRLWFASNPSFLENAGERGSLYIHYIVERLEERNMPLELALLPVIESAYNPMAYSRSDAVGLWQFIPSTGRYFNLRQTRAYDGRRDITASTTAALDYLTRLHDMFNGDWLLALAAYNAGEGTVSRAIERNEKLGLPTDYWNLPLPQETKDYVPKFLALSQVVLAPEAYGVNLNPIANTPYFEVVEVKQSMDLSRVAALAEIDEDELFQLNPALKQRTTLDGPQHLLVPTSKAQLLTSTLSMMKPEELLSMRPKKPVFDEVETKTVAGRTRSYKVRNGDNLTLIAKANKVDVHDLQRWNKLNGQALKVGQTLVMQDTRKAAAKKPVQYKVKKGDSLYMVAKRFNVEMQHLKRWNPRTGQALKPGQMLVVSGPR, encoded by the coding sequence ATGTCGTCATCTATTCGTAAATCCATTTCTTCAGACGCATTGACCCGCCTGGCTCAAGCCGTGGCGGTGGCCGTTTCCGCAACTCTGGCGGGCTGCCAATCGACCCATTACGCTGCACAATCCACCGTGCAACCCAAACCCAATCTTGCTGCCAAGATCAAGCAAAAACCTATCTGGCTCTCAGAGAAGCCCAGCCCCGAAGTGCCCCAGGATGTCTGGGAGCGCATGCGTCGGGGCTTTCAATTGCAGGACGGTGTCGGCGTCAACCCACGCATCGAGCAACAACGCCTGTGGTTCGCCAGCAACCCGTCCTTCCTGGAAAACGCCGGGGAACGCGGCAGCCTCTATATTCATTACATCGTCGAACGCCTTGAAGAACGCAACATGCCCCTGGAGCTGGCGCTGCTGCCAGTGATTGAAAGTGCCTACAACCCAATGGCCTATTCGCGCAGCGATGCGGTCGGCCTGTGGCAGTTCATCCCCTCCACCGGGCGCTACTTCAACCTGCGCCAGACCCGCGCCTACGATGGCCGCCGCGATATCACCGCCTCCACCACCGCCGCCCTGGACTACCTGACCCGTCTGCATGACATGTTCAACGGCGACTGGCTGCTGGCCCTGGCGGCCTACAATGCGGGGGAAGGCACGGTCAGCCGGGCCATCGAGCGCAACGAGAAGCTTGGCCTGCCGACAGACTACTGGAACCTGCCCCTGCCCCAGGAAACCAAGGACTACGTGCCCAAGTTCCTGGCGCTGTCCCAGGTGGTGCTGGCCCCCGAGGCCTATGGCGTCAACCTGAACCCGATCGCCAACACGCCGTATTTCGAAGTGGTTGAAGTCAAGCAAAGCATGGACCTGTCCCGGGTCGCCGCGCTGGCGGAAATCGATGAAGACGAGCTGTTCCAGCTCAACCCGGCCCTGAAACAACGCACCACCCTGGATGGGCCCCAGCATCTGCTGGTGCCCACCTCCAAGGCGCAACTGCTCACCAGCACCCTGTCGATGATGAAGCCCGAAGAGTTGTTGAGCATGCGCCCGAAAAAGCCGGTGTTCGACGAAGTCGAGACCAAGACGGTTGCCGGGCGTACCCGCAGCTACAAAGTGCGCAACGGCGACAACCTCACGCTGATCGCCAAGGCCAACAAGGTCGATGTGCACGACCTGCAGCGTTGGAACAAGCTCAACGGCCAGGCCCTCAAGGTCGGCCAGACCCTGGTGATGCAGGACACGCGCAAAGCCGCCGCGAAAAAGCCGGTGCAGTACAAGGTCAAGAAAGGCGATTCGCTGTACATGGTCGCCAAGCGCTTCAATGTCGAGATGCAACACCTCAAGCGCTGGAACCCGCGTACCGGCCAGGCATTGAAGCCTGGGCAGATGCTGGTGGTGTCAGGCCCGCGCTGA
- a CDS encoding extracellular solute-binding protein, whose amino-acid sequence MKRPLLLLISLALSFAANATITESHGYAQFGTLKYPAKFTHYDWVNPAAPKGGTLRVMAFGTFDTLNPYTFKGSSPVSTPNFLQYGVNELNEPLMVGTGQYAPSGDEPTSSYGLIAQSVEYSEDRSWVVFNLRHEARFHDGTPITADDVAFSYRTLLTEGHPQYRTHLQEVARVDVLNRHRIRFVFKRAGNPLLILRLGELPVLPQHYWKHRDFKATTFEPPLGSGPYRISKVTPGRQLVFERIKDYWGKDLPVNQGLYNYNKVEVEFYRDSDVAFEAFKAGEFDIYIEHQAKNWTTGYNFPAVNRGEVIKAQIAHRIPTQSQGLFINSRRPAFSQTRVREALGLMFDFEWTNRTLFSSAYKRALSYYPNSEFSATGVPVGHEWLMLSPYREQLPANLFTQAFSLPQTDGRGIPRETLRRALALLGEAGWKLSGQRLLNKDGQPLRLEILLVNPNLERILQPYVENLISIGIDARLRTVDRAQYKQRLDQFDFDMVLVTLNQTLSPGLEQWQYFHSSQATIKGSKNYAGIANPVVDHLLEQLLAAQTREEQLAAGRALDRVLLWQHYSIPNWYLNYHRLAYRNRFAFVTTPPYSLGLSAWWLKASEKAQ is encoded by the coding sequence TTGAAGCGTCCCCTCCTTCTACTGATAAGTCTGGCCTTGAGCTTTGCGGCGAACGCGACGATTACCGAGAGCCACGGTTACGCGCAGTTCGGCACGCTCAAGTACCCGGCCAAATTCACCCATTACGATTGGGTAAACCCTGCAGCGCCCAAAGGCGGCACACTGCGGGTGATGGCCTTTGGCACGTTCGACACCCTCAACCCCTACACCTTCAAGGGCTCCAGCCCGGTTTCCACCCCCAACTTCCTGCAGTACGGCGTCAACGAGCTCAACGAGCCGCTGATGGTCGGCACCGGCCAGTACGCGCCGTCCGGTGACGAGCCGACGTCCAGCTACGGCCTGATTGCCCAATCGGTGGAATACAGCGAAGACCGCAGCTGGGTGGTGTTCAACCTGCGCCACGAGGCGCGTTTTCACGACGGCACGCCGATTACCGCCGACGACGTGGCATTTTCCTATCGCACCCTGTTGACCGAAGGCCACCCGCAGTACCGTACCCACCTGCAGGAAGTGGCGCGGGTCGATGTGCTCAATCGCCATCGCATCCGCTTTGTCTTCAAGCGCGCCGGCAACCCGCTGCTGATCCTGCGCCTGGGCGAGCTGCCGGTGCTGCCCCAGCATTACTGGAAGCATCGCGACTTCAAGGCCACCACGTTCGAACCGCCACTGGGCAGCGGGCCATACCGCATCAGCAAGGTCACCCCTGGTCGCCAGCTGGTGTTCGAACGGATCAAGGATTACTGGGGCAAGGACCTGCCGGTCAACCAGGGTTTATATAACTACAACAAGGTCGAGGTGGAGTTCTACCGCGACAGCGACGTCGCCTTTGAAGCCTTCAAGGCGGGCGAATTCGACATTTATATCGAGCACCAGGCCAAGAACTGGACCACCGGCTATAACTTCCCGGCAGTGAATCGCGGTGAGGTCATCAAGGCGCAGATCGCCCACCGGATTCCCACCCAGAGCCAGGGCCTGTTCATCAACAGCCGGCGACCGGCCTTCAGCCAGACCAGGGTGCGCGAAGCCCTGGGGTTGATGTTCGACTTCGAATGGACCAACCGCACCCTGTTCAGCAGCGCCTACAAACGCGCCTTGAGCTATTACCCCAACAGCGAGTTCTCGGCCACGGGCGTGCCGGTCGGGCACGAGTGGCTGATGCTTTCGCCCTACCGCGAGCAACTGCCGGCCAACCTGTTCACCCAGGCCTTCAGCCTGCCGCAGACCGACGGTCGCGGCATCCCGCGTGAAACCCTGCGCCGTGCCCTGGCCCTGCTTGGCGAGGCCGGGTGGAAGCTGTCCGGCCAACGCCTGCTGAACAAGGACGGGCAACCGCTGCGCCTGGAAATCCTGCTGGTCAATCCGAACCTGGAGCGCATCCTGCAGCCCTATGTCGAGAACCTGATCAGTATCGGCATCGACGCGCGCCTGCGCACCGTTGACCGCGCACAGTACAAGCAGCGCCTGGATCAGTTCGACTTCGACATGGTCCTGGTCACCCTCAACCAGACCCTCAGCCCAGGGCTGGAACAATGGCAGTATTTTCATTCCAGCCAGGCCACCATCAAGGGCAGCAAGAATTACGCGGGCATCGCCAACCCTGTGGTCGATCACCTGCTCGAACAACTGCTCGCGGCACAGACCCGCGAAGAACAGCTGGCTGCCGGTCGCGCCCTGGACCGGGTGCTGCTCTGGCAGCACTACAGCATTCCCAACTGGTACCTCAACTATCATCGCCTGGCGTACCGCAACCGGTTCGCCTTTGTCACCACGCCGCCCTACAGCCTGGGCTTGAGCGCGTGGTGGCTGAAAGCTTCGGAGAAAGCCCAATGA
- a CDS encoding extracellular solute-binding protein, giving the protein MMSLRSTVLAGLLLCGAAQAAPQHALTLYNEPPKYPADFKHFDYVNPDAPKGGTFRESAMGGFDSLNPYISKGVPADNLPLIYDTLAMQSLDEPITEYGLVAGKIEKAPDNSWVRFYLRPEARFHDGHPIRAEDVVFTFQTLIKDGTPLYRTYYADVDEVVAEDPLRVLFKFKRTNNRELPLILGQLPVLPKHWWANRDFSKGNLEIPLGSGPYKVAEVKAGRMIRYERVKDYWARDLPVAKGFYNFDNRITDYYRDSTVSLEALKAGQFDYWLEFSAKNWANAYNIPAVAQGRLIKEEIPNGNPTGMQGFVFNTRKPMFQDVRVRKAISLLLDFEWSNKQLFNGAYTRTRSYFENSEMAATGLPGPDELAILEPLRDKIPAEVFTQAFEPPKTDGSGMIRAQQRQAYQLLQEAGWKIVDDKMVDTTGKPVTIEFLLAQTEFERILLPFKRNLADLGIDLVIRRVDVSQFVNRLRSRDFDMLVGSFPQSTSPGNEQREFWKSSSADKPGSRNYMGLKDPAVDQLVEQLIDADSRKSLIAHARALDRVLQFGYYVIPNWHIKTFRVAYWDHLGHPKVSPRYDVGTATWWAKPDVKPAVPLDTTQSAEAASGGD; this is encoded by the coding sequence ATGATGTCCTTGCGCAGTACTGTATTGGCCGGCCTGTTGCTGTGCGGCGCGGCGCAGGCCGCCCCGCAACATGCGTTGACGCTCTATAACGAGCCCCCCAAGTACCCCGCCGACTTCAAGCATTTCGACTACGTCAACCCCGACGCCCCCAAAGGCGGCACCTTCCGCGAATCGGCCATGGGCGGCTTCGACAGTCTCAACCCCTACATCAGCAAAGGCGTACCGGCGGACAATCTGCCGCTGATCTACGACACGCTGGCGATGCAGAGCCTGGACGAGCCCATTACCGAATACGGCCTGGTGGCCGGCAAGATCGAGAAGGCCCCGGACAACAGCTGGGTGCGCTTCTACCTGCGCCCCGAGGCACGCTTCCATGACGGCCACCCGATCCGCGCCGAAGACGTGGTGTTCACCTTCCAGACCCTGATCAAGGACGGCACCCCGCTCTACCGCACCTACTACGCCGACGTGGATGAAGTGGTCGCCGAAGACCCGCTGCGGGTGCTGTTCAAATTCAAGCGCACCAACAACCGCGAGCTGCCACTGATCCTCGGGCAATTGCCGGTGCTGCCCAAGCACTGGTGGGCCAACCGCGACTTTTCCAAAGGCAATCTGGAAATACCGCTGGGCAGTGGCCCGTACAAGGTGGCCGAGGTCAAGGCCGGGCGCATGATTCGCTACGAGCGGGTCAAGGACTACTGGGCCAGGGATCTGCCGGTGGCCAAGGGTTTCTATAACTTCGATAACCGCATCACCGATTATTACCGCGACAGCACGGTGTCCCTGGAAGCCCTGAAAGCCGGGCAGTTCGACTATTGGCTGGAGTTCAGTGCGAAAAACTGGGCCAACGCCTACAACATTCCGGCCGTGGCCCAGGGTCGTTTGATCAAGGAAGAAATCCCCAACGGCAACCCCACCGGCATGCAGGGTTTCGTGTTCAACACGCGCAAACCGATGTTCCAGGACGTGCGGGTACGCAAGGCCATCAGCCTGTTGCTGGATTTCGAATGGAGCAACAAACAGCTGTTCAACGGCGCCTACACGCGCACCCGCAGTTACTTCGAGAACTCGGAAATGGCCGCCACCGGCCTGCCCGGCCCGGATGAACTGGCCATTCTCGAACCGCTGCGCGATAAAATCCCCGCCGAGGTCTTCACCCAGGCGTTCGAACCGCCCAAAACCGACGGCAGCGGCATGATCCGCGCGCAGCAGCGCCAGGCGTACCAGTTGCTGCAGGAAGCCGGCTGGAAGATCGTCGATGACAAGATGGTCGACACCACCGGCAAACCGGTGACCATCGAATTCCTGCTGGCCCAGACCGAGTTCGAGCGCATCCTGTTACCGTTCAAGCGCAACCTGGCCGACCTGGGTATCGACCTGGTGATTCGCCGGGTCGACGTGTCGCAGTTCGTCAACCGCCTGCGCTCAAGGGATTTCGACATGCTGGTCGGCAGCTTTCCGCAATCCACTTCACCGGGTAATGAGCAGCGTGAGTTCTGGAAGTCGTCCAGCGCCGACAAACCGGGCAGCCGCAACTACATGGGGCTCAAGGACCCCGCCGTCGATCAGTTGGTCGAGCAGCTGATCGACGCCGACTCGCGCAAAAGCCTGATCGCCCACGCCAGGGCACTGGACCGCGTGCTGCAGTTTGGCTACTACGTGATTCCCAACTGGCACATCAAGACGTTCCGTGTGGCGTATTGGGACCACCTCGGCCACCCGAAAGTCTCACCGCGCTATGACGTCGGCACCGCCACCTGGTGGGCCAAACCCGACGTCAAACCGGCGGTTCCCCTGGACACCACGCAAAGCGCCGAAGCGGCGAGCGGAGGCGATTGA
- a CDS encoding microcin C ABC transporter permease YejB, with the protein MLAYIVRRLLLIIPTLFGILLINFVIIQAAPGGPVEQMIAKLEGFDGATSRIAGGGAEVSVAGSSSYRGAQGLDPALIKEIEKMYGFDKSAPERLWIMVKNYARLDFGDSFFRDAKVIDLIREKMPVSISLGLWSTLIMYLVSIPLGIAKATRHGSHFDVWTSSAIIVGYAIPAFLFAILLIVVFAGGSYLDWFPLRGLTSNNFDELSWGGKILDYFWHLALPVTALVIGNFATMTLLTKNSFLDEINKQYVVTAKAKGLTNHRVLYGHVFRNAMLLVIAGFPSAFIGIFFTGSLLVEVIFSLDGLGLMSFEAAINRDYPVVFGTLFIFTLLGLIVKLIGDLTYTLVDPRIDFASREH; encoded by the coding sequence ATGCTGGCCTATATTGTTCGTCGCCTGTTGCTGATCATCCCCACGCTGTTCGGGATCCTGCTGATCAACTTCGTCATCATCCAGGCCGCCCCGGGCGGTCCGGTGGAGCAGATGATCGCCAAGCTCGAAGGCTTTGACGGTGCCACCAGCCGCATTGCCGGTGGCGGCGCCGAAGTCTCGGTGGCCGGCTCCAGCAGCTACCGTGGCGCCCAGGGCCTGGACCCGGCGCTGATCAAGGAAATCGAGAAAATGTACGGTTTCGACAAGTCGGCACCGGAACGCTTGTGGATCATGGTCAAGAACTACGCCCGGCTGGACTTCGGCGACAGCTTCTTCCGTGACGCCAAGGTCATCGACCTGATCAGGGAGAAGATGCCGGTGTCGATTTCCCTCGGGTTGTGGAGCACTCTGATCATGTACCTGGTGTCGATCCCCCTGGGCATCGCCAAGGCCACGCGTCACGGCAGTCACTTCGATGTGTGGACCAGCTCGGCAATCATCGTCGGCTATGCGATCCCGGCGTTCCTGTTCGCCATCCTGCTGATCGTGGTGTTTGCCGGCGGCAGTTACCTGGACTGGTTCCCCTTGCGCGGGCTCACGTCGAACAACTTCGACGAATTGAGCTGGGGCGGCAAAATTCTCGATTACTTCTGGCACCTGGCCCTGCCCGTGACCGCCCTGGTGATCGGCAACTTCGCCACCATGACCCTGCTGACCAAGAACAGCTTTCTCGACGAGATCAACAAACAGTACGTGGTCACCGCCAAGGCCAAGGGCCTGACCAACCACCGCGTGCTCTACGGCCATGTGTTTCGCAACGCGATGCTGCTGGTGATCGCCGGTTTCCCCTCGGCCTTTATCGGTATCTTCTTTACCGGCTCGTTGCTGGTGGAAGTGATCTTCTCCCTCGATGGCCTGGGCCTGATGAGCTTTGAAGCGGCGATCAACCGCGACTATCCGGTGGTGTTCGGTACGCTGTTTATCTTTACCCTGCTGGGGCTGATCGTGAAACTGATCGGCGACCTCACCTACACCCTGGTCGATCCGCGGATCGACTTCGCCAGCCGGGAGCATTGA
- a CDS encoding ABC transporter permease, which translates to MNLSPLNRRRFERFKANKRGWWSLWLFLILFVLSLGAELIANDKPLAVHFDGDWYFPALKRYPETTFGGEFPLEANYKSPYIQELLKAKDAWTLWAPIPFSYQSINYDLKVPAPAPPSSVNLLGTDDQGRDVLARVIYGFRVSVLFALTLTVLSSIIGVIAGALQGFYGGWVDLAGQRFLEIWSGLPVLYLLIILASFVQPNFWWLLGIMLLFSWMSLVDVVRAEFLRGRNLEYVRAARALGMQNGAIMFRHILPNAMVSTMTFMPFILTGAIGTLTALDFLGFGLPAGSPSLGELVAQGKSNLQAPWLGMSAFAVLAIMLSLLVFIGESARDAFDPRK; encoded by the coding sequence ATGAACCTGTCCCCCCTCAATCGCCGCCGGTTCGAGCGGTTCAAGGCGAACAAGCGTGGCTGGTGGTCACTGTGGCTGTTCCTGATCCTGTTCGTGCTGAGCCTGGGCGCCGAATTGATTGCCAACGACAAGCCCCTGGCCGTGCACTTTGACGGCGACTGGTATTTCCCGGCGCTCAAGCGCTACCCGGAAACCACCTTCGGCGGCGAGTTCCCCCTGGAAGCCAACTACAAGAGCCCGTATATCCAGGAACTGCTCAAGGCCAAGGATGCCTGGACCTTGTGGGCTCCGATCCCGTTCAGCTACCAGAGCATCAACTACGACCTGAAAGTGCCGGCCCCCGCGCCGCCGTCGAGCGTCAACCTGCTGGGCACCGATGACCAGGGCCGCGATGTCCTGGCGCGGGTCATCTACGGGTTTCGCGTATCGGTGCTGTTCGCGTTGACGCTGACCGTGCTCAGCTCGATCATCGGCGTGATCGCCGGCGCCCTGCAGGGTTTCTATGGCGGCTGGGTGGACCTGGCCGGGCAACGCTTCCTGGAGATCTGGTCCGGGTTGCCGGTGCTGTACCTGCTGATCATTCTCGCCAGCTTCGTGCAACCCAACTTCTGGTGGCTGCTGGGCATCATGCTGTTGTTCTCGTGGATGAGCCTGGTGGACGTGGTGCGTGCCGAGTTCCTGCGAGGGCGCAACCTCGAATACGTGCGCGCGGCCCGTGCGCTGGGCATGCAGAACGGCGCGATCATGTTTCGCCATATCCTGCCCAATGCGATGGTCTCGACCATGACGTTCATGCCGTTCATCCTCACCGGCGCCATCGGCACCCTCACCGCCCTGGATTTCCTGGGTTTCGGCCTGCCGGCCGGCTCACCGTCACTGGGCGAACTGGTGGCCCAGGGCAAATCCAACCTGCAGGCGCCGTGGCTGGGCATGAGCGCGTTTGCCGTGCTGGCGATCATGTTGAGCCTGCTGGTGTTTATCGGCGAGTCCGCTCGCGATGCCTTCGACCCGAGGAAATGA